Proteins encoded together in one Prochlorococcus marinus str. MIT 9211 window:
- a CDS encoding aspartate kinase: protein MVLLVQKFGGTSVGSVERIQSVAQRIALCKDQGFELVIVVSAMGKATDELTQLAQEISHKAPKREMDMLLATGEQVSIALLSIALNEIGIPATSMTGAQVGIVTESSHGRARILEIKTARIENLLSQGQVVVVAGFQGTSLGSGGTAEITTLGRGGSDTSAVALAAALHADACEIYTDVPGVLTTDPRKVPNAQLMNSISCDEMLELASLGAAVLHPRAVEIARNYGIKLVVRSSWDETPGTTITSQGNREIGKEGLELGRPVTGVELVENQAVLGLAHIPDKPGIAADLFETLSKGGVNVDLIIQSTHEGNSNDITFTVAEEELSLAKALCKQFINKFGGELSTQSEMSKLSIRGAGIMGRPGIAAKLFETISKAGINLRLIATSEVKLSCVIDSGMGCKALRAVSEAFEIKKDHIHINPEICNLEEPEVRGVALDTNQAQMSVINVPDIPGTAATLCRALTESGISLDTIVQSERKHKKGGRNISFTLHKEDREKLNKVLLPLLKTWHEAYLQDGKAIARISSVGAGMPATIGTAARMFRALANAEINIEMIATSEIRTTCIVSESYGTKALQAVHEFFQLNESDK from the coding sequence ATGGTTCTTCTGGTGCAAAAATTTGGGGGCACCTCTGTAGGAAGTGTGGAGCGAATTCAATCAGTCGCTCAAAGAATTGCACTTTGCAAAGACCAAGGTTTTGAACTTGTAATAGTTGTCTCTGCAATGGGCAAAGCCACCGATGAGCTAACCCAACTCGCACAAGAAATTAGTCACAAGGCTCCCAAAAGAGAAATGGATATGCTTCTTGCCACAGGAGAACAAGTATCTATTGCTCTACTATCAATAGCCCTCAATGAAATAGGCATCCCAGCAACATCAATGACAGGAGCACAAGTTGGCATTGTGACTGAATCATCCCATGGTCGAGCAAGAATTCTTGAGATCAAAACTGCACGAATTGAAAATCTACTAAGCCAGGGGCAAGTCGTAGTTGTAGCAGGGTTTCAAGGTACAAGCTTAGGTAGCGGAGGAACAGCAGAAATAACCACTTTAGGGAGAGGAGGATCAGACACCTCTGCCGTGGCACTGGCAGCAGCACTGCATGCAGATGCATGCGAAATCTATACAGATGTTCCAGGAGTTCTAACTACTGATCCTCGCAAAGTTCCAAATGCGCAATTAATGAATAGCATCAGTTGTGATGAAATGCTTGAGTTAGCAAGTCTTGGAGCAGCTGTCTTGCACCCAAGAGCAGTAGAAATAGCGCGAAACTATGGCATCAAACTTGTTGTACGTTCAAGCTGGGATGAAACACCAGGAACAACCATAACAAGTCAAGGGAATAGAGAAATAGGCAAAGAAGGGTTAGAGCTAGGTCGTCCTGTGACAGGGGTTGAATTAGTTGAGAACCAAGCTGTTCTAGGGCTTGCTCACATTCCTGATAAACCTGGAATTGCGGCAGATTTATTTGAAACTCTTTCCAAGGGGGGGGTAAATGTAGATCTGATAATCCAATCAACTCATGAAGGCAATAGTAATGACATCACCTTTACTGTCGCTGAAGAAGAATTATCTCTAGCAAAAGCCCTATGCAAGCAATTCATTAATAAGTTTGGAGGTGAACTATCTACTCAAAGTGAAATGAGCAAATTAAGTATTCGAGGTGCCGGAATTATGGGAAGGCCAGGCATAGCAGCAAAGTTATTCGAGACAATCTCCAAAGCGGGAATTAATTTAAGGCTTATTGCTACTAGCGAAGTGAAGTTAAGCTGTGTTATTGATTCTGGAATGGGATGCAAAGCACTTAGAGCTGTTAGCGAAGCATTTGAAATTAAAAAAGATCACATTCACATTAATCCCGAAATTTGTAATTTAGAAGAGCCAGAAGTGAGAGGAGTTGCTTTAGATACAAATCAAGCTCAAATGAGTGTAATAAATGTTCCTGATATTCCTGGAACTGCTGCAACTCTTTGTAGAGCGTTAACAGAGTCTGGTATTAGCTTAGATACAATTGTGCAATCAGAAAGAAAACATAAAAAAGGTGGTCGCAATATTAGTTTCACCCTTCACAAAGAAGATCGTGAGAAGCTCAATAAAGTTCTTTTGCCACTATTGAAAACTTGGCATGAGGCGTATTTACAAGATGGAAAAGCAATTGCTCGTATCAGTTCAGTTGGTGCAGGGATGCCAGCAACTATTGGAACTGCAGCTCGAATGTTTAGGGCCCTAGCCAATGCAGAAATTAATATAGAAATGATCGCAACTAGTGAAATTCGAACTACTTGTATAGTTTCTGAGAGCTATGGAACCAAAGCTCTCCAAGCAGTACATGAATTCTTTCAATTAAATGAAAGCGATAAATAA
- the mutS gene encoding DNA mismatch repair protein MutS, whose amino-acid sequence MTAESISLQGSLFGDLAESPTNRKISPDSTKDDDFSDAELIKNAQARPRPSKSSTDIEPLDHPIGDENPQGSDLTNVSHHSDVEITQLTPVLRHYVELKKENPERILLYRLGDFFECFFEDAILLSQLLELTLTGKAAGKEIGRIPMAGIPHHSAERYCSMLIQKGLSVALCDQLESTQNKEGKLLKRGVTRVLTPGTVIEEGMLQAKKNNWLAAVLIEAKPDKNSYQWGLAYADISTGEFFVKEGIDLDALEQEIAKIEASEVICQQIDDRSLVKKWCPKNIELTQTAKTPFTLHEAKSSLKNHYKLNTINGLGFHEWELAIRAAGGLLAYLHETNPINSVERTRSDIPLEVPQLSVSNEALIVDAQTRRNLEILSTQKDGRFQGSLLWAIDRTLTAMGGRCLRRWLESPLIDLKRINARQEIVSFLVKESSLRQVLRKLLRSMADLERLSGRAGAGHAGARDLVAIADGLERLPLLAANLQSLPKKSPSWLIPLQNVDKDLLKLANTIRNTLINNPPLNLSEGGLIHDGIDPILDGLRNMLDDQNEWLNSQEEQERKASGNNNLRLQYHRTFGYFLAVSKSKANDVPSHWIRRQTLANEERFITPDLKTREGKIFQLKARSGQREYELFSDLRQIVGDHAHAIRKAAKSIAGLDALAGLAELAASNNYCAPKILDSKSGANKICIEACRHPVVEQMLVEREFQPNNIEIGDKTDLIILTGPNASGKSCYLRQIGLIQLLSQVGSWIPATKGLISISDRIFTRVGAVDDLAAGQSTFMVEMAETAYILNQATNNSLVLLDEIGRGTATFDGLSIAWSVSEFLAKEIKSRTIFATHYHELNSLAKTFTNISNSQVLVKQNGNDLHFLHKVVDGGANRSYGIEAARLAGVPKKVIDTANKVLERLENNN is encoded by the coding sequence ATGACTGCCGAGAGCATTTCACTACAAGGCAGCCTGTTTGGTGACCTAGCAGAAAGCCCGACTAACAGAAAAATCTCACCTGACTCAACTAAAGACGATGATTTTTCAGATGCAGAATTAATAAAAAACGCTCAAGCAAGGCCCAGGCCTTCAAAAAGTTCAACAGACATAGAACCTTTAGATCATCCAATTGGCGATGAAAATCCTCAAGGGAGTGATCTGACAAATGTTTCCCATCACAGTGACGTAGAAATTACGCAACTCACTCCAGTTCTTCGTCATTATGTAGAGCTTAAAAAAGAAAATCCAGAAAGAATATTGCTATATAGACTTGGTGATTTTTTTGAATGTTTTTTTGAAGATGCAATTCTTTTATCACAACTTTTAGAACTCACTCTCACTGGAAAAGCAGCTGGAAAAGAAATTGGAAGAATACCGATGGCAGGCATACCTCATCATTCTGCAGAGAGATATTGCTCAATGCTTATCCAAAAAGGTCTCTCTGTAGCTTTGTGTGACCAATTAGAAAGCACTCAAAACAAAGAAGGGAAACTGCTCAAAAGAGGGGTGACAAGGGTACTTACTCCTGGAACCGTTATCGAAGAAGGAATGCTGCAGGCTAAAAAAAATAATTGGTTGGCTGCTGTTCTAATAGAAGCTAAACCTGATAAAAATTCATACCAATGGGGCTTAGCTTATGCTGATATCAGTACTGGAGAATTCTTTGTCAAAGAAGGAATTGACCTAGATGCTTTAGAACAGGAAATTGCAAAGATAGAGGCTTCCGAAGTTATTTGCCAACAAATAGATGATAGATCTCTAGTAAAAAAATGGTGTCCAAAGAATATAGAACTCACTCAAACTGCAAAGACTCCTTTTACACTTCATGAAGCTAAATCTTCCCTAAAGAACCATTACAAATTAAACACTATAAATGGACTTGGATTCCATGAATGGGAATTAGCAATTAGAGCAGCAGGAGGTTTATTAGCCTATTTACATGAAACCAACCCTATCAATTCAGTAGAAAGAACCAGATCTGATATTCCTCTTGAAGTACCTCAACTAAGTGTTTCAAATGAGGCGTTAATCGTTGATGCTCAAACCAGACGTAATCTAGAAATACTTAGTACTCAAAAAGATGGGCGATTTCAAGGTTCACTCCTTTGGGCAATTGACAGAACTCTTACAGCTATGGGAGGTAGATGCCTTCGCCGTTGGCTGGAAAGCCCTCTAATAGACCTGAAAAGAATTAATGCTAGGCAAGAAATTGTAAGTTTTTTAGTTAAAGAAAGTTCGCTTAGGCAAGTTTTAAGAAAATTGCTTAGATCGATGGCAGACCTGGAAAGATTGTCTGGAAGAGCTGGCGCGGGCCATGCAGGAGCTAGAGACTTAGTAGCTATAGCAGATGGTCTGGAAAGACTGCCTCTTTTAGCAGCAAATTTACAAAGTCTTCCTAAAAAATCGCCTTCTTGGCTAATCCCGCTCCAGAATGTAGACAAAGATCTACTAAAACTAGCCAATACTATTAGAAATACTCTAATTAATAATCCACCTTTAAATCTTAGTGAAGGCGGTCTAATTCATGACGGAATAGATCCTATATTAGATGGCCTCAGAAATATGCTCGATGATCAAAATGAATGGCTAAATAGCCAAGAAGAACAAGAGAGAAAAGCTAGTGGGAATAACAATCTTCGGCTTCAATATCATCGAACATTTGGTTATTTTCTTGCAGTTAGCAAATCAAAGGCTAATGATGTTCCATCCCATTGGATACGAAGACAAACATTAGCTAATGAAGAAAGATTTATAACTCCAGATTTAAAAACAAGAGAAGGAAAAATCTTTCAATTAAAAGCGAGGTCAGGTCAAAGAGAGTATGAATTATTCTCAGACCTGAGGCAAATAGTAGGAGATCATGCCCACGCTATACGTAAAGCAGCCAAATCAATAGCAGGTCTAGATGCACTTGCTGGACTAGCAGAATTAGCCGCATCCAATAATTATTGTGCTCCTAAAATACTAGATTCAAAAAGTGGTGCAAACAAAATTTGTATTGAGGCTTGTAGACATCCAGTAGTTGAACAGATGTTGGTAGAAAGAGAATTTCAACCTAACAATATTGAAATTGGTGATAAGACAGATTTAATTATTTTGACTGGACCAAATGCTAGTGGTAAAAGTTGTTATCTTCGGCAAATTGGATTAATACAATTACTCTCACAAGTTGGGAGTTGGATTCCTGCTACTAAAGGTTTAATAAGTATTTCAGATAGAATATTTACACGAGTAGGAGCTGTTGATGATCTTGCTGCAGGTCAATCTACCTTCATGGTAGAAATGGCAGAAACAGCTTATATACTTAATCAAGCCACAAACAATTCTTTAGTCTTACTAGACGAGATTGGTAGAGGTACTGCAACTTTTGACGGTTTATCTATTGCATGGTCTGTAAGTGAATTTCTTGCTAAAGAAATTAAAAGTAGAACCATCTTTGCAACGCATTATCATGAGTTAAATTCTCTTGCAAAAACTTTCACAAATATTTCAAACTCTCAAGTTCTTGTAAAGCAAAATGGCAATGATCTTCACTTTCTTCATAAAGTTGTAGATGGAGGTGCAAATAGAAGCTATGGGATAGAAGCAGCAAGGTTAGCAGGAGTTCCAAAGAAAGTAATTGACACTGCAAATAAAGTTCTGGAAAGATTGGAAAATAATAATTAA
- the uvrB gene encoding excinuclease ABC subunit UvrB, producing the protein MHKYHLNSPYLPKGDQPKAISELVYGVNQGKQYQTLLGATGTGKTFTIANVIEQTGRPTLVLAHNKTLAAQLCNELREFFPKNAVEYFISYYDYYQPEAYVPVSDTYIAKTSSVNEEIDMLRHSATRSLFERRDVIVVASISCIYGLGIPSEYLKASVKFQLGNDINVRESLRELVSNQYVRNDVDISRGNFRIKGDVLEIGPAYEDRLVRIELFGDEVEAIRYVDPITGEILENLNSINIYPAKHFVTPKDRLLIAIQSIQKELKDQLDFFNQEGKLLEAQRLEQRTKYDIEMLKEVGYCNGVENYARHLSGRDQGTPPECLIDYFPEDWLLVVDESHVTCSQLQAMYNGDQSRKKVLIDHGFRLPSAADNRPLKSDEFWSKAKQTVFISATPGDWECEVSTDGIVEQVIRPTGVLDPVVEVRPTAGQIDDLLDEIRKRVIKKERVLITTLTKRMAEDLSDYLSENRVKVRYLHSEIHSIERIEIIQDLRVGEYDVLVGVNLLREGLDLPEVSLVVILDADKEGFLRAKRSLIQTIGRAARHVDGFALLYADNLTESMSTAIQETERRRAIQQAYNQKHGIIPKPAGKKPSNSILSFLELSRKLQNEGDNADLVSITSKAVDSLNQSEDLGIAFVELPEIIDKLEGKMNLAAEELDFEQAAKLRDRIRQLRKKLSKPE; encoded by the coding sequence ATGCACAAATATCATCTTAATTCTCCATATTTACCTAAGGGAGATCAGCCAAAAGCAATATCTGAATTGGTGTATGGTGTCAATCAAGGTAAGCAATATCAGACACTTTTAGGAGCTACAGGCACAGGGAAAACATTTACTATTGCCAATGTAATTGAACAAACTGGTCGCCCTACACTTGTATTAGCTCATAATAAAACATTGGCAGCACAATTATGTAATGAACTCAGGGAATTTTTTCCTAAAAATGCTGTTGAGTACTTTATTTCTTACTATGATTACTATCAACCTGAAGCATATGTTCCTGTAAGTGATACTTATATAGCTAAAACATCTTCAGTTAATGAAGAGATCGATATGTTGCGCCATTCAGCAACTAGGTCATTATTTGAACGCAGAGATGTAATTGTTGTGGCTTCTATTAGCTGTATTTATGGCTTAGGAATACCAAGTGAATATTTGAAGGCTTCTGTTAAATTTCAATTAGGTAATGATATAAATGTAAGAGAATCGTTGAGAGAGTTAGTGAGCAATCAATATGTTCGTAATGATGTAGATATTTCTAGAGGTAACTTTCGAATAAAAGGTGACGTCCTTGAAATAGGGCCAGCGTATGAAGACAGACTGGTTAGAATTGAACTTTTTGGAGATGAGGTAGAAGCAATTAGGTATGTTGATCCTATTACAGGTGAAATATTGGAGAACCTTAATTCAATAAATATATATCCTGCCAAGCATTTTGTTACTCCTAAGGATAGACTTCTAATAGCAATACAATCTATACAAAAAGAATTAAAAGACCAATTAGATTTTTTTAATCAAGAAGGAAAACTATTAGAGGCTCAACGTTTAGAACAGAGGACAAAATATGATATTGAAATGTTGAAAGAAGTTGGATATTGTAATGGAGTTGAAAATTATGCACGACATTTATCAGGAAGAGATCAAGGGACACCTCCTGAATGTTTAATTGATTATTTTCCAGAAGATTGGCTATTAGTAGTTGATGAAAGTCATGTAACTTGTTCGCAATTGCAAGCTATGTATAACGGCGATCAATCTCGAAAGAAGGTTTTAATAGATCATGGGTTCAGATTACCCAGTGCTGCGGATAATAGACCTTTGAAATCTGATGAGTTTTGGAGTAAGGCAAAACAAACGGTCTTTATAAGTGCGACACCTGGGGACTGGGAGTGTGAGGTAAGTACTGATGGAATTGTTGAACAGGTAATTAGGCCAACGGGGGTTTTAGACCCCGTGGTTGAGGTTCGTCCAACGGCAGGGCAGATTGATGACTTATTAGATGAGATAAGAAAAAGAGTTATCAAAAAAGAAAGAGTATTGATTACTACTTTGACTAAGCGTATGGCAGAAGATTTAAGTGATTATCTCTCTGAGAATAGGGTCAAAGTTCGATACCTTCACTCTGAAATTCATTCTATAGAGAGGATTGAAATTATTCAGGACCTTAGAGTGGGAGAATATGATGTTTTGGTTGGTGTGAATTTGTTAAGGGAAGGCTTAGATTTACCAGAAGTTTCCCTTGTAGTGATTCTTGATGCAGATAAAGAAGGTTTCCTTAGAGCAAAAAGATCCTTAATACAGACCATCGGAAGAGCGGCAAGGCATGTTGATGGCTTTGCTTTGCTTTATGCAGATAACTTGACAGAGTCTATGTCCACAGCAATTCAAGAAACTGAGAGACGTCGGGCAATTCAACAGGCGTATAATCAAAAGCATGGAATTATTCCTAAACCAGCAGGTAAAAAGCCTTCTAATTCAATTCTTTCGTTTTTAGAATTGTCGAGAAAATTACAAAATGAGGGTGATAATGCTGACTTGGTTAGTATTACTAGTAAAGCTGTAGATAGTTTAAATCAAAGTGAAGATTTAGGAATTGCTTTTGTCGAATTACCTGAAATTATTGATAAATTAGAAGGTAAAATGAATCTAGCAGCTGAAGAGCTTGATTTTGAACAGGCGGCCAAATTAAGGGATAGGATCAGACAATTAAGGAAAAAATTATCTAAACCAGAGTAA
- the holA gene encoding DNA polymerase III subunit delta has product MPIHLIWGDDYGSSERVIENLIKEIIDPAWISVNLSRLDGKDLSQANQALEEIQTPPFGSGGRVILVKRSPFCNGCSAELASKLEISLKQIPLTTHLILNNTNKPDKRLKTTKLLQELIKSNQASEKKFLLPAVWDGAGLKALVQKTAKELNLELEEEAILLLIESIGNDSTRLISELKKLTLLESTKNKNAHAHDILQISRETVHDLIQGISTNSLEIGNCLLKSQWGEAIAKLDALIDNGEPALRIIATLTGQIRGWLWVSLLEQHGQKDVGFIAKQAGISNPKRIYVIRKQIQGKSTIFFIDLLRKILGVEVLLKKGSFPKNAFRDGLLTKG; this is encoded by the coding sequence ATGCCAATACATTTGATCTGGGGTGATGATTATGGTTCTAGTGAACGTGTAATTGAAAATCTAATTAAAGAAATCATTGATCCTGCTTGGATAAGCGTCAACCTAAGTCGACTTGATGGAAAAGATCTTTCACAAGCAAATCAAGCATTAGAAGAAATTCAGACTCCTCCTTTTGGAAGTGGTGGGCGAGTAATATTGGTCAAACGCAGCCCATTTTGCAACGGATGTTCAGCCGAGTTAGCTTCTAAGCTTGAAATAAGCCTCAAGCAAATTCCTCTGACAACCCATCTCATTTTAAATAATACAAACAAGCCAGATAAAAGATTAAAAACTACAAAGCTACTTCAAGAATTAATCAAATCTAACCAAGCCAGTGAGAAAAAATTCTTATTGCCTGCTGTATGGGATGGAGCAGGTTTAAAGGCGCTAGTTCAGAAAACAGCTAAAGAGCTCAATTTAGAACTGGAAGAAGAAGCTATTCTTCTTCTTATTGAATCAATCGGAAATGACAGTACAAGACTGATTTCAGAACTAAAGAAACTAACTCTCTTAGAAAGCACAAAAAATAAAAATGCTCATGCACATGACATCCTTCAAATTAGTAGAGAAACAGTCCATGACTTAATTCAGGGAATATCTACAAACTCTCTCGAAATTGGAAATTGTCTATTGAAAAGTCAATGGGGAGAAGCAATAGCAAAATTAGATGCCCTTATAGATAATGGCGAGCCAGCGCTAAGAATTATTGCCACATTGACAGGGCAAATACGCGGTTGGCTATGGGTTAGCTTGCTAGAACAACATGGCCAAAAAGATGTTGGATTTATAGCAAAGCAAGCAGGGATTTCGAATCCAAAAAGAATCTATGTGATTAGAAAACAAATCCAAGGCAAGTCAACTATTTTTTTCATTGATCTACTAAGAAAAATATTAGGAGTAGAAGTATTATTGAAAAAAGGAAGTTTCCCAAAAAATGCATTTCGAGACGGTCTGCTAACAAAAGGCTGA
- a CDS encoding precorrin-8X methylmutase — translation MSKKLTTIDHPIFVESIRYVKAQLGDTGLENLEQEVLARLIHTSGDFGIQPLLRFSPNACKEGLAALKDGAPILTDTAMAAAAIAPMASKTIQPSIHCLLDWAPSIDGYGLTRSAFGIEAAWQQFSQQSLTSSRPPIVVIGSAPTALTSLLKVIVKTGFLPSLIVGMPVGFISVIESKLLLSKSQIPQIRLEGNRGGAALASAAVNALLRASI, via the coding sequence ATGAGTAAAAAATTGACAACCATTGATCATCCAATTTTTGTGGAAAGTATTCGTTACGTTAAAGCTCAGCTTGGTGATACAGGATTAGAGAATTTAGAACAAGAAGTTCTTGCAAGATTAATTCATACTAGTGGAGATTTTGGAATTCAACCTTTATTGAGGTTTTCACCTAATGCTTGCAAAGAAGGTCTTGCAGCTTTGAAAGATGGTGCTCCAATTCTTACTGACACTGCTATGGCAGCTGCAGCCATTGCGCCAATGGCATCGAAAACAATACAGCCATCAATACATTGTCTTTTGGATTGGGCCCCGTCTATTGATGGATACGGCTTGACAAGGTCAGCTTTTGGGATTGAGGCGGCATGGCAGCAATTTTCCCAACAATCATTGACTAGTAGTCGGCCGCCTATTGTTGTTATTGGTAGTGCCCCTACTGCTTTAACATCTCTTTTAAAAGTAATTGTTAAGACAGGATTTTTACCTAGTTTGATTGTTGGTATGCCAGTTGGATTTATAAGTGTCATTGAGAGTAAATTGCTTTTATCTAAAAGTCAGATCCCTCAAATTAGACTTGAAGGTAATAGGGGAGGAGCTGCTCTTGCATCCGCAGCAGTAAATGCTCTTTTAAGAGCTTCTATATAA